Proteins encoded by one window of Salvia splendens isolate huo1 chromosome 5, SspV2, whole genome shotgun sequence:
- the LOC121803063 gene encoding putative glucan endo-1,3-beta-glucosidase GVI, translating into MGTLFSSSLALFFTILLHNHPGGEAGVGVNYGVVANNLPPPPVALSRLRQIGITKIRIFDPENTILTALHGSDISVIIGTKNKDLLPLATDKSAASAWVAANILPHHPSVKFTCITAGNDEVPAGLSRYTPAAMENLAAAVAAANLSIPVSTVISMRTLSASFPPSAGDFSAAAKPIMTQIVKFLQSEKYPLHLQVFPYFARANYPVELDLDYALFRPGKTAVRDGGRTYLNLFDLMTDAAHAALEKIGAGELEIVAAESGWPSGGGNDATVENAQTYVNNLIGHVASGKGTPRRPGKQVEAYIFALFNENMKPEGIEQHWGMFYPNLTHVYHLNKIV; encoded by the exons ATGGGCACacttttctcttcttctttggcACTTTTCTTCACTATCTTGCTGCATAATCATCCAG GAGGCGAAGCTGGCGTGGGTGTCAACTACGGCGTCGTTGCAAACAACCTTCCACCGCCTCCCGTGGCCCTATCGCGCCTTCGACAAATCGGAATCACCAAAATTAGGATTTTCGACCCCGAAAACACCATCCTCACCGCCTTACACGGCTCGGACATCTCAGTAATCATCGGAACCAAAAACAAAGACCTTCTACCCCTCGCCACCGACAAATCCGCCGCCTCCGCCTGGGTGGCGGCCAACATCCTCCCCCACCACCCTTCCGTCAAATTCACCTGCATCACCGCCGGCAACGACGAGGTCCCCGCCGGCCTTTCGCGGTACACCCCCGCCGCGATGGAGAATctcgccgccgccgtcgccgccgccaatCTATCCATCCCAGTTTCCACCGTGATCTCGATGCGGACCCTCTCCGCTTCCTTCCCCCCCTCCGCCGGCGATTTCTCCGCCGCCGCGAAGCCGATCATGACTCAGATCGTGAAATTCCTGCAGTCGGAGAAGTACCCTCTGCATCTGCAGGTGTTCCCTTACTTCGCACGTGCGAATTATCCGGTCGAATTGGATCTCGACTACGCGCTTTTCCGGCCGGGAAAGACCGCGGTTCGCGACGGCGGGAGGACTTACCTCAACCTCTTCGATTTGATGACTGATGCGGCGCACGCGGCGTTGGAGAAGATCGGGGCCGGGGAATTGGAGATTGTCGCGGCGGAGTCCGGGTGGCCGAGCGGCGGAGGGAATGATGCCACGGTGGAAAATGCTCAAACGTACGTGAATAATTTGATTGGACACGTGGCGTCTGGTAAGGGGACGCCGCGAAGGCCGGGGAAGCAGGTGGAGGCCTACATATTCGCGTTGTTTAACGAGAATATGAAGCCGGAGGGTATAGAGCAACATTGGGGTATGTTTTACCCCAATCTTACTCATGTTTATCACCTTAATAAGATTGTTTGA